A portion of the Vibrio coralliirubri genome contains these proteins:
- a CDS encoding antitoxin MazE-like protein, with amino-acid sequence MSRNSKYEAAKKAQGLKKVTLWVPDDRESEFYMLAKACCEFRHLTFNTLRDTQSGKYISLERL; translated from the coding sequence ATGAGCCGCAATAGCAAGTATGAGGCAGCTAAGAAAGCGCAAGGACTTAAAAAGGTCACGCTATGGGTTCCAGATGATAGAGAAAGCGAGTTTTACATGTTGGCGAAAGCATGTTGTGAGTTTCGTCATTTAACCTTTAATACTCTGCGAGATACCCAATCCGGTAAGTACATTTCTTTAGAGCGTTTATAA
- a CDS encoding XTP/dITP diphosphatase, protein MSKIVLATGNQGKVREMADILSEFGFDVVAQSEFNVSEVAETGTTFIENAIIKARHAAKETGLPAIADDSGLEVDYLNGAPGIYSARYSGEGATDKQNIEKLLNAMQGVETEKRTARFHCVLVLMRHENDPTPLVCHGKWEGRILTEEHGENGFGYDPVFFVPEDNCASAELESTRKKQLSHRGKALAALFEAIKEQAL, encoded by the coding sequence ATGAGTAAGATTGTTTTAGCAACAGGCAACCAAGGTAAAGTTCGCGAGATGGCAGATATTCTGTCTGAGTTTGGTTTTGACGTTGTCGCACAAAGTGAATTTAACGTTTCAGAAGTCGCTGAAACAGGAACGACTTTCATTGAAAATGCCATCATCAAAGCTCGCCACGCAGCGAAAGAAACAGGGCTGCCAGCCATTGCTGACGACTCAGGTTTAGAGGTTGATTACTTAAATGGTGCTCCGGGCATCTACTCAGCGCGTTACTCAGGTGAAGGGGCAACCGATAAACAGAACATCGAAAAATTGCTAAACGCGATGCAAGGTGTCGAAACTGAAAAGCGTACTGCGCGTTTCCACTGTGTGTTGGTGCTAATGCGTCACGAAAACGATCCAACACCATTGGTGTGTCATGGTAAATGGGAAGGTCGCATCCTTACTGAAGAACATGGCGAGAATGGCTTTGGCTACGATCCTGTATTCTTTGTTCCAGAAGATAACTGTGCATCTGCTGAACTCGAATCTACACGTAAAAAACAGCTTTCACACCGCGGTAAAGCCCTTGCTGCACTATTCGAAGCAATCAAAGAGCAAGCTCTGTAA
- the trmB gene encoding tRNA (guanosine(46)-N7)-methyltransferase TrmB, giving the protein MSEVTTNEYTEDGKLVRKIRSFVRREGRLTKGQENAMNECWPTMGIDYNPELLNWKEVFGNDNPVVLEIGFGMGASLVEMAKNAPEKNFLGIEVHSPGVGACLGTARDAGVTNLRVMCHDAVEVFEHMIPDSSLHTLQLFFPDPWHKARHHKRRIVKAEFAEMVRGKLQLDSGIFHMATDWENYAEHMIEVMNVAPGFENIAEDGDYIPRPDERPLTKFEARGHRLGHGVWDIKFKRTK; this is encoded by the coding sequence ATGAGTGAAGTGACCACTAACGAATATACTGAAGACGGCAAACTGGTTCGTAAGATCCGTAGTTTTGTTCGCCGCGAAGGCCGCTTAACAAAAGGCCAAGAGAACGCGATGAATGAATGTTGGCCAACAATGGGTATCGACTACAACCCAGAGCTTCTTAACTGGAAAGAAGTATTTGGCAACGATAACCCGGTTGTACTAGAGATTGGCTTCGGTATGGGTGCATCACTGGTTGAAATGGCAAAGAACGCACCTGAGAAAAACTTCTTAGGTATTGAAGTTCATAGCCCGGGTGTTGGTGCGTGTTTAGGTACAGCTCGCGATGCTGGCGTAACTAACCTACGTGTAATGTGTCACGATGCTGTAGAAGTATTTGAACACATGATTCCAGATAGCAGCCTGCATACTCTGCAACTGTTCTTCCCTGACCCGTGGCACAAAGCTCGTCACCATAAACGTCGTATCGTTAAGGCTGAGTTTGCAGAGATGGTTCGCGGCAAGCTTCAACTTGATTCTGGTATTTTCCACATGGCAACAGACTGGGAAAACTACGCAGAACATATGATTGAAGTGATGAACGTAGCTCCAGGCTTCGAAAATATCGCTGAAGATGGTGATTACATCCCTCGTCCGGATGAGCGCCCGCTAACTAAGTTTGAAGCTCGTGGCCATCGTCTAGGTCATGGTGTTTGGGACATTAAGTTCAAACGTACTAAGTAA
- the glsB gene encoding glutaminase B codes for MKPTQAILAEILDEVRPLIGQGKVADYIPALARVSNQKLAIAVYTNEGEVIKAGDAEEAFSVQSISKALSLTLAMVLYKPEEIWQRVGKEPSGQAFNSMIQLEMEQGIPRNPFINAGAIVVADLLQSRLSAPRHRLLEFVRQLSGDTHIVYDKIVAASEMMHSDRNAAIAYLMRSFGNFENDVIPVLNNYFHACALKMTCVDLAKTFSYLANKGVSVQTKKEIITPVQTKQLNALLATCGLYDGAGEFAYRVGMPGKSGVGGGIIAIVPGEMTIAVWSPELDPSGNSLAGTKALELLSERIGRSIF; via the coding sequence ATGAAACCAACTCAAGCTATTTTGGCCGAGATCTTAGACGAAGTTCGTCCTTTAATTGGACAGGGAAAGGTCGCTGATTATATCCCTGCACTGGCTCGCGTATCGAACCAGAAACTGGCGATCGCGGTATACACCAATGAAGGTGAGGTGATTAAAGCAGGCGATGCTGAAGAAGCATTTTCTGTGCAATCTATTTCTAAGGCCTTGAGCCTGACGCTAGCTATGGTGCTATATAAGCCTGAAGAGATTTGGCAAAGAGTAGGCAAAGAGCCTTCTGGTCAAGCCTTTAACTCGATGATTCAGCTTGAGATGGAGCAGGGGATTCCCCGCAACCCGTTTATCAATGCGGGTGCTATTGTCGTAGCAGACCTCTTACAAAGCCGCCTGTCAGCACCGAGACATCGCTTGTTAGAGTTTGTGCGCCAGTTGTCGGGCGACACTCATATCGTGTATGACAAGATAGTAGCGGCGTCAGAAATGATGCACAGCGATCGTAATGCGGCTATCGCGTACTTGATGCGCTCATTTGGTAACTTTGAAAATGATGTTATCCCTGTTCTGAATAACTATTTTCATGCCTGTGCGCTTAAAATGACGTGTGTTGATTTGGCAAAAACCTTTAGCTACTTGGCAAACAAAGGCGTGTCGGTTCAAACCAAGAAGGAGATCATCACGCCAGTTCAAACCAAGCAGTTGAATGCTTTGCTTGCCACATGTGGTTTGTACGATGGTGCGGGGGAGTTTGCCTACCGTGTTGGTATGCCAGGAAAATCGGGCGTTGGTGGCGGTATTATTGCCATCGTTCCGGGTGAGATGACAATCGCTGTATGGTCCCCAGAGTTAGATCCTTCTGGCAACTCGCTCGCAGGTACTAAAGCTCTAGAGTTGCTTTCAGAGCGAATTGGTCGTTCTATTTTCTAA
- a CDS encoding replication endonuclease, which produces MSTYKRFYQPNVNQSVGQFVSNITAHLPVMLRQDIDLKIGIRKNRDNPTDRNLSAFAKERVNFVDEVAHHFTNKFPFGYVCYEPNPLELTHDILMSDDLIKDFAVKLTVAFADIINDIAIVETEKRIDGIPDSSLDYYEALHYGFEQIRDVMLKAFIEPPSADTSDIGKKLTIQDAETILECAIRRCIDPKYLTRKLKRLRKQYIEHAQVTLGNVGKKQGQTHYVSRLTLSNFKQKMRESEEFMQNMVVISHDTMQEFNLAEVASRTTANLENRRVELVVRSRGDEERAIDMGFEGVFITWTLPSKYHRNSYKWNGCTVKEAHQNLMEQWKLARAHFAKIDLPWFGLRVAEPHKDGTPHLHAFVYCAKEHKADLMRICATIARSEDGDELHTKKQRKARFHAKPCDPNKGSATGYIIKYISKNINGAHMPEGEASEIAVSVRAWASAWGLKQFSQSGAPAVGLWRQLRRANKSDVAIDEELMNLYDHADSSRWKEFAQNIGDLRLAHEEQFNQYGETTKRVIGLKWLGHVIDTCSERFSIVAKCDVDAWKDERSELTQRSGASSWSTENKCNPPPKDEVTPLENALMDVTGWSVKGVQCLLKPLSMGAKIPIDKFTTLSIRNRQLRVT; this is translated from the coding sequence ATGAGTACCTACAAGCGATTTTATCAACCTAATGTAAACCAGTCTGTTGGTCAGTTCGTCTCGAACATTACAGCACACTTACCCGTGATGCTGCGCCAAGATATCGACCTCAAGATTGGGATACGTAAGAATCGCGACAATCCTACTGACCGTAATCTATCCGCATTCGCTAAAGAGCGAGTGAACTTTGTTGATGAAGTCGCTCATCACTTCACAAATAAATTCCCTTTTGGTTATGTCTGCTATGAGCCTAATCCTTTAGAGCTGACTCATGACATTCTCATGAGTGACGACCTAATCAAAGACTTTGCCGTCAAGCTTACGGTGGCCTTTGCCGATATCATTAACGATATCGCTATTGTCGAAACTGAAAAACGCATTGATGGTATTCCTGATAGCTCTCTGGATTACTACGAGGCATTACATTACGGCTTTGAACAAATCCGTGACGTGATGTTAAAAGCATTCATTGAGCCGCCTAGCGCTGATACCAGTGATATAGGTAAGAAGCTCACCATTCAAGACGCTGAAACCATTTTAGAGTGCGCTATTCGTCGTTGTATCGACCCGAAATATTTAACGCGCAAACTTAAACGCCTACGCAAGCAATACATTGAGCACGCTCAAGTAACCCTAGGCAATGTCGGTAAGAAGCAAGGTCAAACGCACTACGTATCACGTCTAACGCTATCCAACTTTAAACAGAAGATGCGTGAGTCCGAAGAGTTCATGCAAAACATGGTGGTGATTAGCCACGACACCATGCAGGAGTTCAACCTTGCGGAAGTCGCTTCACGTACGACCGCCAACCTAGAGAACCGACGCGTTGAACTGGTTGTTCGTAGCCGAGGTGATGAAGAGCGTGCGATTGATATGGGTTTTGAGGGCGTATTTATCACATGGACACTCCCGTCTAAATATCATCGTAATTCGTACAAATGGAACGGTTGTACCGTCAAAGAGGCGCACCAAAACCTAATGGAGCAGTGGAAACTTGCCCGCGCTCACTTTGCCAAGATTGATTTACCTTGGTTTGGCCTACGGGTGGCCGAACCCCACAAAGACGGCACTCCACACCTCCATGCGTTTGTGTATTGCGCCAAAGAGCACAAAGCCGACCTAATGCGCATTTGCGCCACGATTGCCCGTAGTGAAGACGGTGACGAGCTTCATACCAAAAAACAACGTAAAGCGCGTTTCCATGCTAAACCTTGCGACCCCAACAAAGGGAGCGCAACGGGTTACATCATCAAATACATATCAAAGAACATTAACGGGGCGCACATGCCAGAGGGCGAAGCGAGCGAGATAGCCGTATCCGTTCGAGCGTGGGCGAGTGCGTGGGGCTTAAAGCAGTTTTCACAATCGGGCGCACCTGCTGTTGGTCTATGGCGACAATTAAGACGTGCCAATAAATCGGACGTGGCCATTGATGAAGAGTTAATGAATCTGTATGACCATGCAGACAGTTCACGTTGGAAAGAGTTTGCTCAAAACATTGGGGATTTGCGTCTTGCTCATGAAGAGCAATTTAATCAGTACGGTGAAACAACCAAGCGGGTGATTGGCCTTAAGTGGTTAGGTCATGTGATCGATACGTGCAGCGAGCGTTTTTCTATTGTGGCGAAGTGCGATGTGGATGCGTGGAAAGATGAGCGAAGCGAATTAACCCAAAGAAGCGGAGCTTCGTCTTGGAGCACTGAAAATAAGTGTAACCCGCCTCCAAAGGATGAGGTTACACCGC
- the mutY gene encoding A/G-specific adenine glycosylase produces the protein MTPFATAILKWYDAYGRKELPWQQNKTAYTVWLSEIMLQQTQVATVIPYYQRFLERFPTVIDLANAEQDEVLHLWTGLGYYARARNLHKAAKIVAEQYGGEFPLSIEEMNALPGIGRSTAAAVLSSVHKLPHAILDGNVKRTLARSFAVEGWPGQKKVENQLWEHAEAHTPNKDVDKYNQAMMDMGAMVCTRSKPKCTLCPIESMCEAKKLDRQLDFPGKKPKKEKPVKETWFVILYHDNQVWLEQRPQSGIWGGLFCFPQNENAEIEHQLDLRSIKDTQTNSIKTMIAFRHTFSHYHLDITPVLVKLDKQPDLIMEGTKGLWYNLSKPEEIGLAAPVKQLIESLPFELNDDV, from the coding sequence GTGACTCCTTTCGCAACCGCCATATTAAAGTGGTATGACGCCTACGGGCGTAAAGAATTACCTTGGCAACAAAACAAAACCGCCTACACCGTTTGGCTATCTGAAATCATGCTTCAGCAGACTCAGGTTGCTACGGTGATTCCATACTACCAGCGCTTCTTGGAACGCTTTCCTACGGTTATCGACCTAGCGAACGCCGAACAAGATGAGGTACTCCACTTATGGACAGGGCTTGGTTATTACGCACGAGCTCGTAATCTACACAAAGCAGCCAAGATCGTTGCTGAGCAATATGGTGGTGAATTTCCGCTTTCTATCGAAGAGATGAACGCGCTACCGGGCATCGGTCGCTCGACTGCAGCTGCAGTGCTGTCTTCGGTTCATAAGCTTCCTCATGCGATTCTTGATGGCAATGTAAAACGAACGCTTGCGAGAAGCTTTGCCGTTGAAGGGTGGCCGGGGCAAAAGAAAGTCGAGAATCAGCTTTGGGAACACGCCGAAGCACATACTCCGAACAAAGATGTCGATAAGTACAACCAAGCAATGATGGACATGGGTGCGATGGTTTGTACTCGTAGCAAGCCTAAGTGCACCTTGTGCCCGATTGAAAGCATGTGTGAGGCCAAAAAGCTCGATAGACAGCTCGACTTCCCAGGCAAAAAGCCTAAAAAAGAAAAGCCAGTAAAAGAAACATGGTTTGTGATTCTGTATCACGATAACCAAGTGTGGCTCGAACAGCGCCCTCAATCCGGTATCTGGGGCGGATTGTTTTGTTTCCCTCAAAATGAAAACGCAGAGATCGAACATCAACTAGATCTTCGCTCGATCAAAGACACTCAAACCAATTCAATCAAGACCATGATTGCGTTTAGACATACTTTCAGCCACTACCACTTAGATATCACGCCAGTATTGGTGAAATTAGATAAACAACCAGATTTGATAATGGAAGGGACTAAAGGTCTCTGGTATAACTTATCAAAACCGGAAGAAATTGGCCTAGCCGCTCCTGTAAAGCAGCTTATTGAGAGCCTACCCTTTGAACTGAACGACGACGTTTGA
- a CDS encoding XRE family transcriptional regulator — MDEKLISFSNQLKELKGTKSVRAFAELCGVPQPSMQNYIHGMRAPSLENLIKISHANNVSIDWLAGTSNVSLENAKIVTESDYTSIPIYSAEASAGNGCFTDTDKVIGKHLVFTDDLQRLGLKKEKTCAIKASGDSMVPTLMNGDLLVIDTRKQEGVLDGVYAITLDDSLLVKRLRYDLASQGYHIISDNEDHDNFLLPKGELERLHVNGRVRQVVKNL, encoded by the coding sequence ATGGATGAGAAGCTAATTAGTTTTTCTAATCAGTTAAAGGAACTTAAAGGCACAAAGTCAGTTAGGGCATTCGCAGAGCTATGCGGAGTTCCTCAACCTTCAATGCAAAATTACATTCATGGCATGCGCGCCCCATCACTAGAAAATTTAATTAAAATTTCTCATGCGAATAATGTAAGTATCGACTGGCTAGCAGGCACATCTAATGTGTCTTTAGAGAATGCCAAGATAGTGACAGAGAGCGATTACACATCTATTCCTATCTATTCGGCTGAAGCCAGTGCAGGGAATGGTTGTTTTACTGACACGGACAAAGTCATAGGTAAGCACTTAGTTTTCACTGATGATTTACAACGTCTAGGCCTTAAAAAAGAAAAAACCTGCGCTATCAAAGCCAGCGGGGACTCTATGGTGCCTACATTGATGAATGGTGATTTATTAGTAATCGACACGCGAAAGCAGGAAGGCGTACTTGATGGTGTGTATGCAATAACCCTTGATGACAGTCTTCTTGTTAAAAGGCTGCGTTACGATTTAGCATCACAGGGCTATCATATTATTAGCGATAACGAAGACCACGATAACTTTCTTTTACCTAAAGGTGAGTTAGAGAGGCTACATGTTAATGGTCGTGTTCGTCAGGTCGTTAAGAACTTATGA
- a CDS encoding phage integrase yields the protein MSIKKQGSQYLVDARPQGREGKRYRRKFETKYEAQQYEKHLLATAHNKDWLEKPTDRRSLSELIDLWWKYEGQAKKTATTYLRILKQIDRELGKPKAHQLTHKLLAEYRAFHLEKNLALTTFNRKIMSLSNVFTVLIEAQEYHSQHPTHGFKLSRPRAKEMHFLSNDEINILLLKLDGDALKVAKVCLATGARWSEAESLKGSNLIHGRVTFVDTKNGKNRTVPISEELEKEIKQDGNGRLFGECYTSFYQCLKNCDFGLPKGQASHVLRHSFASHFMMNGGNILALQKILGHATIQQTMTYAHFAPDYLLDAVRFNPLTRSTK from the coding sequence ATGAGCATCAAAAAACAAGGCTCTCAGTACCTTGTTGATGCTCGCCCACAAGGTCGAGAAGGAAAGCGTTACCGCCGTAAATTTGAAACGAAATACGAAGCGCAGCAATACGAAAAGCATCTGCTCGCAACCGCACATAATAAAGATTGGTTAGAAAAGCCAACCGATAGGCGCAGCTTAAGTGAGCTCATCGATTTGTGGTGGAAGTACGAAGGACAAGCAAAAAAAACGGCTACTACCTATCTACGAATATTAAAGCAAATCGACAGGGAACTAGGTAAGCCTAAAGCCCACCAGCTCACCCACAAATTGCTAGCTGAATACCGAGCTTTCCATTTAGAAAAGAATCTTGCTTTAACTACATTCAACAGAAAAATAATGAGCCTAAGTAACGTTTTCACCGTACTTATCGAAGCTCAAGAGTACCATAGTCAACACCCAACTCATGGTTTTAAGCTCTCTCGTCCAAGAGCAAAAGAAATGCATTTCTTATCTAACGATGAGATAAATATATTACTTCTCAAACTAGATGGTGATGCGCTCAAAGTAGCAAAGGTATGCTTGGCTACAGGAGCAAGATGGAGCGAAGCGGAAAGCCTAAAGGGAAGTAATCTGATTCATGGTCGAGTAACCTTTGTTGATACAAAAAATGGGAAAAACCGAACGGTTCCGATTAGTGAAGAGCTGGAGAAAGAGATCAAACAAGATGGAAATGGCCGCTTGTTTGGCGAATGCTACACTAGCTTTTATCAATGCTTAAAAAACTGCGATTTTGGTTTACCAAAGGGACAAGCCTCCCACGTTCTTCGACACTCATTTGCAAGTCACTTTATGATGAATGGTGGTAACATACTCGCATTACAAAAAATACTTGGTCACGCTACAATTCAGCAGACAATGACGTATGCTCATTTTGCTCCTGATTATTTGTTGGATGCCGTTAGATTTAACCCTTTAACAAGATCCACAAAATGA
- a CDS encoding helix-turn-helix domain-containing protein, producing the protein MNIRVQLDMPYLPVDEFARRWGITPQAVRNMIHEGKLPAKKKKRGEKKVYINMLVLWEHAQVDADENAKDSFFRTF; encoded by the coding sequence ATGAACATACGAGTTCAACTAGATATGCCTTATCTGCCAGTTGATGAGTTCGCTCGTCGGTGGGGAATTACGCCACAAGCTGTTCGCAATATGATCCATGAAGGAAAGTTGCCCGCTAAGAAGAAAAAGCGTGGAGAGAAAAAGGTTTATATCAACATGCTTGTGCTTTGGGAGCACGCTCAAGTTGATGCTGATGAGAACGCGAAAGATAGTTTTTTTAGAACGTTTTAA
- a CDS encoding DUF4426 domain-containing protein, which translates to MRLWITALLTALVALPSSAGQFKNIKDVEVHYSAFNSTFLTAQVAKQYKLKRNGYSAILNISVLDKASLGKPATTAKITGTAKNLVGNTRTLKFREIKEGDAIYYLAEFPVTHEENITFDIDVNAGLKGTGPLRFTQKFYIEE; encoded by the coding sequence ATGCGTTTATGGATAACAGCACTACTCACCGCTCTTGTTGCCTTACCGAGCTCTGCAGGGCAATTTAAGAACATTAAGGATGTCGAGGTTCATTACTCGGCTTTTAATTCCACGTTCTTAACTGCGCAAGTCGCTAAACAATACAAACTTAAGCGAAATGGATACTCAGCAATCCTCAACATCAGCGTGTTAGACAAGGCTTCTCTAGGCAAGCCTGCGACAACGGCTAAAATTACGGGAACAGCGAAGAACCTCGTTGGAAACACCCGAACTTTGAAGTTTCGAGAAATCAAAGAAGGCGATGCGATTTATTACCTTGCTGAGTTCCCCGTAACTCACGAAGAAAACATCACCTTCGACATCGATGTTAACGCAGGCCTAAAAGGCACGGGTCCACTGCGTTTCACACAGAAATTTTATATAGAAGAGTAA
- the hemW gene encoding radical SAM family heme chaperone HemW, which translates to MHNAALVPPALSLYVHIPWCVQKCPYCDFNSHALKAEIPEKEYIDALLEDLDTDIEKYQLNGMPRPLHSIFIGGGTPSLFSPEGIGRLLQGIEQRIPFKPEIEITMEANPGTIEAERFAGYQKAGVSRISVGVQSFEQEKLERLGRIHGQDEAVNAAHLAHKIGLNSFNLDLMHGLPDQSIEQALADLDKAIELDPPHLSWYQLTIEPNTMFYYKTPKLPDDDDLWDIFDLGHKKLADAGYVQYEISGYSKPGYQCQHNLNYWCFGDYLGIGCGSHGKLSFTDGRIVRTTKVKHPRGYLAAYQNMVKPYLSDEFEVPNEDRPFEFFMNRFRLMEACPKQDFIDTTGLGFDSIQETIEWAKELGYLNETDTHWQITEKGKLFLNDLLEAFMAEEDE; encoded by the coding sequence ATGCACAATGCAGCACTAGTTCCACCAGCTCTTAGCCTTTATGTACACATCCCATGGTGTGTACAAAAGTGTCCGTATTGTGACTTTAACTCTCACGCTCTGAAAGCTGAGATCCCTGAAAAAGAGTACATCGATGCACTGCTTGAGGATCTCGATACTGATATCGAAAAATATCAGCTCAATGGTATGCCTCGCCCATTGCACTCAATCTTTATTGGTGGTGGCACTCCGAGCCTATTCTCTCCAGAAGGAATTGGCCGATTGCTACAAGGCATTGAACAACGAATCCCGTTCAAACCTGAAATAGAAATCACCATGGAAGCTAACCCGGGAACTATCGAGGCTGAGCGTTTTGCGGGTTACCAAAAGGCAGGGGTGAGTCGAATCTCGGTGGGTGTGCAAAGTTTTGAGCAAGAGAAACTGGAAAGACTTGGGCGTATTCATGGTCAAGATGAAGCGGTCAACGCAGCTCATTTAGCACATAAGATTGGATTGAATAGTTTCAACTTAGACTTAATGCACGGCTTACCCGATCAGAGTATTGAACAAGCGTTGGCTGATTTGGATAAAGCGATCGAACTCGACCCTCCGCACTTATCTTGGTATCAGCTAACAATAGAACCTAACACCATGTTCTATTACAAAACACCAAAGCTGCCTGATGATGATGACCTTTGGGATATCTTCGATCTAGGCCATAAAAAGCTCGCGGACGCAGGGTATGTACAGTACGAAATTTCAGGCTACAGCAAGCCGGGATATCAGTGCCAACATAACCTCAACTACTGGTGCTTTGGTGACTATCTAGGTATTGGCTGTGGCTCTCATGGCAAGCTAAGCTTTACAGATGGACGCATTGTTCGCACCACTAAGGTTAAACACCCTAGAGGCTATTTAGCGGCTTACCAGAACATGGTGAAACCGTACCTATCCGATGAATTTGAAGTGCCGAATGAAGACCGACCTTTTGAGTTCTTTATGAACCGCTTTAGGTTAATGGAAGCATGTCCAAAGCAAGATTTCATTGATACGACAGGGCTTGGTTTTGACTCGATTCAAGAAACGATTGAATGGGCAAAAGAGCTAGGCTACTTGAACGAAACCGACACTCACTGGCAGATCACTGAAAAAGGGAAGCTATTCCTAAATGATTTGCTGGAAGCCTTCATGGCAGAAGAAGACGAATAG
- a CDS encoding oxidative damage protection protein, which yields MSRTVFCARLQKDAEGLDFQLYPGDLGKRIFDNVSKEAWGQWQSKQTMLINEKKLNMMDPEHRKLLETEMVNFLFEGKDVVIDGYTPPSE from the coding sequence ATGAGCCGCACTGTATTTTGTGCTCGCCTTCAAAAAGATGCTGAAGGCCTAGATTTTCAACTTTACCCAGGTGACTTAGGTAAGCGTATCTTTGACAACGTGTCTAAAGAAGCTTGGGGACAATGGCAAAGCAAGCAAACTATGCTTATCAATGAAAAGAAGCTAAACATGATGGATCCTGAGCATCGTAAACTTCTTGAAACTGAGATGGTTAACTTCCTTTTCGAAGGTAAAGATGTCGTAATTGATGGCTATACTCCACCAAGCGAATAA